One Streptomyces sp. P9-A2 DNA window includes the following coding sequences:
- a CDS encoding DUF6104 family protein, whose amino-acid sequence MYFTDRGIEELEKRRGEEEVTFEWLAEQLRTFVDLNPDFEVPVERLATWLARLDDDEDEE is encoded by the coding sequence ATGTACTTCACGGACCGTGGCATCGAGGAACTGGAGAAGCGGCGCGGCGAGGAGGAGGTCACCTTCGAGTGGCTCGCCGAGCAGTTGCGGACGTTCGTCGACCTCAACCCCGACTTCGAGGTGCCGGTGGAACGCCTGGCAACGTGGCTGGCCCGGCTGGACGACGACGAGGACGAGGAGTAG